Proteins from a single region of Rana temporaria chromosome 5, aRanTem1.1, whole genome shotgun sequence:
- the LOC120940682 gene encoding uncharacterized protein LOC120940682: MAPPIQGSAVRPLILTKDLYKSDGGSLGASETEGGLSCSLSGRPLILCRFKGSADFRSPDVTGSSREPGVDIESRKIKPGPLTGDEVPRFHHQFSSTEGVSPSRKSRKSSFCSEPDSNESLSVSTFCHGSPRSTHGLDSCHSMGKVSFQTPTEEHPTGVVSPRVTGENLLSNIKGKTVPLVVERSFQSHKRSLMGPSLGQTSDNRRKFVGMGSPPGWTDRTRVMDQSGGKEIIKLARAKSHFHGSPGLSTNAEGLSCSNFVGQHYSSGLCDQTRRDQEPGIDGSGQSVTDLGGEKCGLFVSNPPKRIPKSAGRSSEQKESIRSRMESKSGDFQHDLQGMGTSRSRPFCQSAKHESSRLLFSPQRRPGDRHRCSSSSLGLPSVLRLSPLSLDSIGPKEIQRRENRPNSDCSLLAKEVLVRNHTEPGRKTSMEVASQEGPSNAGICVSPRNRQVTSKRLVSEEDILKNKGLSDKVVKTLLSSRKEVTRSIYLKVWKKYNSWCSSKTFQTKSVV; encoded by the exons ATGGCACCTCCAATTCAGGGCTCTGCAGTTCGGCCTCTCATCCTCACCAAGGATCTTTACAAAAGTGATGGCGGAAGCCTTGGAGCCTCTGAAACTGAGGGGGGTCTCAGTTGTtccttatctggacgacctcttATTCTTTGCAGGTTCAAGGGATCAGCTGATTTCAGATCTCCAGACGTCACAGGCTCATCTCGAGAGCCTGGGGTGGATATTGAATCTAGAAAAATCAAACCTGGACCCCTCACAGGAGATGAGGTTCCTCGGTTTCACCATCAATTCAGTTCTACAGAAGGTGTTTCTCCCTCAAGAAAAAGtagaaaaagtagtttctgcagtGAGCCAGATTCAAACGAATCTCTCAGTGTCAGTACGTTCTGCCATGGCAGTCCTAGGTCAACTCACGGCCTCGATTCCTGCCATTCAATGGGCAAGGTTTCATTCCAGACCCCTACAGAGGAACATCCTACAGGAGTGGTCTCACCAAGAGTCACTGGAGAAAACCTTCTCTCTAACATCAAAGGTAAAAcggtccctctggtggtggagagatcCTTCCAATCTCACAAAAGGTCTCTCATGGGTCCTTCCCTCGGACAAACGTCTGACAACAGACGCAAGttcgtggggatggggagcccacctggATGGACAGACCGCACAAGGGTCATGGACCAAAGTGGAGGCAAGGAGATCATCAAATTGGCGAGAGCTAAAAGCCATTTTCATGGGTCTCCTGGCTTATCAACAAATGCTGAAGGGTTGTCATGTTCAAATTTTGTCGGACAACACTACAGCAGTGGCCTATGTGACCAGACAAGGCGGGACCAGGAGCCAGGGATTGATGGATCTGGCCAATCAGTTACTGACTTGGGCGGAGAAAAATGTGGCCTCTTTGTCAGCAATCCACCTAAAAGGATCCCAAAATCTGCTGGCAGATCTTCTGAGCAGAAGGAAAGTATTAGAAGCAGAATGGAGTCTAAATCAGGAGATTTTCAACATGATCTCCAAGGAATGGGGACATCCCGAAGTAGACCTTTTTGCCAGTCAGCAAAACACGAAAGTTCAAGACTTcttttctctccacagagaagACCAGGCGATAGGCATAGATGCTCTAGCTCATCCCTGGGATTACCATCTGTGCTACGcctttcccccctttcccttgATTCCATTGGTCCTAAGGAAATTCAGAGAAGAGAAAACAGACCTAATTCTGATTGCTCCCTTTTGGCCAAAGAGGTCTTGGTTCGCAACCATACTGAACCTGGCCGCAAAACCTCCATGGAAGTTGCCTCCCAAGAAGGACCTTCTAACGCAGGGATCTGTGTGTCACCCAGAAACAGACAGGTTACATCTAAGCGCTTGGTTTCTGAggaagacattttgaaaaacaaag gcTTGTCTGACAAGGTTGTAAAAACTCTTCTGTCCAGTAGGAAGGAGGTAACAAGATCAATTTATCTTAAAGTGTGGAAGAAGTATAACTCATGGTGTTCTTCCAAGACCTTTCAAACTAAAAGTGTGGTCTAA